From the genome of Paraburkholderia aromaticivorans, one region includes:
- a CDS encoding asparaginase yields MNTLTSSSAIPPDEGATPPLPRIAVLATGGTIAGAAADATNTSGYQAGVVGVEQLLAAVPALSTVARIAPEQIASVDSKDMAMPLWTALAQRINTLLADDDIHGVVVTHGTDTLEETAYLLHLTVKSDKPVVLTAAMRPASALSADGPLNLLNAVTVAAHAGSRGQGVLVAFNNRIHSARDVVKTSTYAVDAFHSPEIGALGWVQDGRVEFQRSVVRAHTLATEFVIGAKWPHVEIVVSYAGVSRIAVDALVTAGVRGIVVAGTGNGSIHTSVQQALADAASQGVAVVRASRVGSGHVMRNGAAADDALGFVSAGSLNPYKARVLLMLALAAGATGPVALQKTFDTY; encoded by the coding sequence ATGAACACTTTGACTTCCTCCTCCGCCATACCCCCGGACGAAGGCGCCACGCCGCCGCTGCCGCGCATTGCCGTGCTGGCGACCGGCGGCACGATCGCCGGGGCGGCTGCGGACGCCACCAATACGTCCGGCTATCAGGCCGGTGTGGTCGGCGTCGAGCAATTGCTGGCCGCGGTGCCGGCTTTGTCCACGGTGGCGCGCATCGCGCCCGAGCAGATTGCCAGCGTCGACAGCAAGGACATGGCGATGCCGCTGTGGACCGCGCTCGCGCAACGCATCAACACGCTGCTCGCCGACGACGACATCCACGGCGTGGTGGTCACGCACGGCACCGACACGCTCGAAGAAACCGCCTACCTGCTGCATCTGACCGTCAAGTCGGACAAGCCGGTCGTGCTGACGGCGGCCATGCGCCCGGCCTCGGCGCTGTCCGCCGACGGTCCGCTGAATCTGCTGAACGCGGTGACGGTCGCGGCGCACGCGGGCTCTCGCGGGCAGGGCGTGCTGGTGGCCTTCAACAACAGGATTCATAGCGCGCGCGACGTGGTGAAGACGAGCACCTACGCGGTCGATGCATTCCATTCGCCTGAAATCGGCGCACTCGGCTGGGTGCAGGACGGCCGCGTCGAATTCCAGCGCAGCGTGGTGCGTGCGCATACGCTCGCCACTGAATTCGTGATCGGCGCGAAGTGGCCGCACGTGGAGATCGTGGTGAGTTACGCAGGCGTCTCGCGCATTGCCGTCGACGCGCTGGTGACGGCCGGCGTGCGCGGTATCGTCGTGGCCGGCACCGGCAACGGCTCGATTCACACCTCGGTCCAGCAAGCGCTGGCCGATGCCGCCTCGCAAGGCGTGGCGGTGGTGCGGGCGTCGCGCGTGGGCTCCGGGCATGTGATGCGCAACGGCGCGGCCGCCGACGATGCGCTCGGTTTCGTCAGCGCGGGTTCGCTGAACCCGTACAAGGCGCGCGTGCTGCTGATGCTGGCGTTGGCCGCGGGCGCCACGGGTCCGGTGGCGCTGCAAAAGACTTTCGACACGTACTGA
- a CDS encoding CysB family HTH-type transcriptional regulator produces the protein MNFQQLRFVREAVRQNMNLTEVANVLYTSQSGVSKQIKDLEDELGVDIFIRRGKRLTGLTEPGKAVHQLIERMLLDAENLRRVARQYADQDSGHLVVATTHTQARYALPKVIRQFTEVFPKVHLALRQGSPQQIAQMIINGEADIGISTEALDRFPDIVTFPCYSWHHVVVVPKDHPLVGRPNLTLDEIAEFPIVTYDQDFTGRSHIDQAFAKAGALPDVVLTAIDADVIKTYVELGMGIGVVAAMAYDPKRDTELVALDTQHLFEASTTRVGLRKGAFLRAYAYRLIEMFAPQLNEAEIAAQLREAV, from the coding sequence ATGAATTTTCAGCAATTGCGCTTCGTGCGCGAAGCCGTGCGTCAGAACATGAATCTGACCGAAGTGGCGAACGTGCTGTACACGTCGCAATCAGGTGTGTCGAAACAGATCAAGGATCTGGAGGACGAACTCGGCGTCGATATTTTCATTCGACGCGGCAAGCGTCTGACGGGCCTCACCGAGCCGGGCAAGGCGGTGCATCAGCTGATCGAGCGGATGCTGCTCGACGCCGAGAATCTGCGCCGCGTCGCGCGCCAGTACGCGGATCAGGATAGCGGCCACCTCGTCGTGGCGACTACGCACACGCAGGCGCGTTACGCGCTGCCGAAGGTGATCCGCCAATTCACCGAGGTGTTCCCGAAGGTGCATCTGGCGCTGCGCCAGGGCAGCCCGCAACAGATCGCGCAGATGATCATCAATGGCGAAGCCGACATCGGCATCTCCACCGAAGCACTCGACCGCTTCCCGGATATCGTCACGTTCCCGTGCTATTCGTGGCATCACGTGGTGGTCGTGCCGAAGGATCATCCGCTGGTGGGCCGGCCGAATCTGACGCTCGACGAGATCGCCGAATTTCCGATCGTCACGTACGACCAGGATTTCACGGGCCGCTCGCATATCGACCAGGCGTTCGCCAAAGCGGGCGCCTTGCCCGACGTCGTGCTGACCGCGATCGACGCCGATGTGATCAAGACGTATGTCGAACTCGGCATGGGCATTGGCGTGGTCGCGGCGATGGCCTACGATCCGAAGCGCGACACGGAACTGGTCGCGCTCGACACGCAGCATCTGTTCGAAGCCAGCACCACACGGGTCGGTTTGCGCAAGGGCGCGTTCCTGCGCGCATACGCATACCGGCTGATCGAGATGTTCGCGCCGCAGTTGAACGAAGCGGAGATCGCCGCCCAGTTGCGCGAAGCCGTTTGA
- a CDS encoding sulfate/molybdate ABC transporter ATP-binding protein, producing MGITVRNLQKRFGDFVALDNVTLDFPPGELVALLGPSGCGKTTLLRVIAGLEYADGGQVELQGQDVATVGAREREVGFVFQHYALFRHMTVFENVAFGLRVKPRKERPSEAVIREKVHELLKLVQLDWLAQRYPSELSGGQRQRIALARALAVEPKVLLLDEPFGALDAKVRKELRSWLRRLHDDLHISTIFVTHDQEEALEVADRIVVLNRGHVEQVGSPQDVYDHPQTSFVYEFLGAANRLHGKVDASGFVVDGAALPVSIKADFSGPAFAYVRPHDLQLYPQASGHREGIVVDVRRVVTLGGSVRVELAGREGNLLEAELDREAWRDLQLSIGDGVTAVPRALRVFPAQ from the coding sequence ATGGGTATCACCGTTCGTAACCTGCAGAAGCGCTTCGGCGATTTCGTCGCGCTCGATAACGTCACGCTCGACTTTCCGCCGGGTGAACTGGTTGCGCTGCTCGGGCCGTCCGGTTGTGGCAAGACCACCTTGCTGCGCGTGATCGCCGGGCTCGAATACGCGGACGGGGGCCAGGTCGAGCTGCAAGGCCAGGACGTGGCGACGGTCGGCGCGCGCGAGCGGGAAGTGGGTTTCGTGTTCCAGCATTACGCGCTGTTCCGTCATATGACGGTGTTCGAGAACGTGGCGTTCGGCTTGCGCGTGAAGCCGCGCAAGGAGCGGCCTTCCGAAGCGGTGATCCGCGAGAAGGTGCATGAGCTGCTCAAGCTCGTGCAGCTCGACTGGCTCGCGCAACGCTATCCGTCGGAATTGTCCGGCGGGCAGCGGCAACGTATCGCGCTGGCCCGCGCGTTGGCGGTCGAGCCGAAAGTGCTGCTGCTCGACGAACCGTTCGGCGCGCTGGATGCAAAGGTGCGCAAGGAACTGCGCAGCTGGCTGCGACGCCTGCACGACGATCTGCATATCTCGACGATCTTCGTCACGCACGACCAGGAAGAAGCGCTGGAAGTGGCCGACCGTATCGTCGTGCTCAATCGCGGGCATGTGGAGCAGGTGGGCAGTCCGCAGGATGTCTACGATCATCCGCAAACCTCGTTCGTCTACGAGTTTCTGGGCGCGGCGAACCGTCTGCATGGCAAGGTCGACGCGAGCGGTTTCGTGGTGGACGGCGCGGCGCTGCCGGTGTCGATCAAGGCCGATTTCAGCGGCCCGGCCTTCGCCTATGTGCGACCGCACGATCTGCAGTTGTACCCGCAGGCGTCGGGCCATCGCGAAGGCATCGTGGTCGACGTGCGGCGCGTGGTGACGCTGGGCGGCTCGGTGCGGGTCGAACTCGCGGGCCGCGAGGGCAACCTGCTCGAAGCCGAGCTCGATCGGGAAGCGTGGCGCGATCTGCAGCTCTCGATCGGCGACGGTGTGACGGCAGTGCCGCGTGCATTGCGCGTGTTCCCGGCGCAATGA
- the cysW gene encoding sulfate ABC transporter permease subunit CysW, protein MSRRTVNDVAAANSANGASGVNHAVAVAPRAPLNVARRPDPVTEPPLVRWILTGVALLFLALFLVVPLVAVFYQALNKGLGFYLESLADPDALSAIKLTVITAAIAVPLNLVFGLAASWCIAKFEFRGKALLTTLIDLPFSVSPVISGLIYVLMFGAQGWFGPWLQDHNIQIIFAVPGIVMATIFVTFPFVARELIPLMQAQGNDEEEAAHVLGASGWQTFRRVTLPNVKWGLLYGVILCNARAMGEFGAVSVVSGHIRGQTDTMPLHVEILYNEYNFSAAFAVASVLALLALVTLGLKLLAERHMSAELSAARDVPAYAGPVTAPASATHASHTTHASQQHPLKQGEL, encoded by the coding sequence ATGAGCCGCCGAACCGTGAATGACGTGGCCGCCGCCAATAGCGCGAATGGCGCGAGCGGCGTGAATCACGCCGTGGCGGTGGCGCCGCGCGCGCCGCTGAATGTCGCGCGCCGTCCCGACCCGGTCACCGAGCCGCCGCTCGTGCGCTGGATTCTGACCGGCGTCGCGCTGCTGTTTCTCGCGCTGTTCCTGGTGGTGCCGCTCGTCGCCGTCTTTTATCAGGCGCTGAACAAGGGGCTCGGTTTCTATCTGGAATCGCTCGCCGACCCGGACGCGCTCTCGGCGATCAAGCTGACCGTGATCACCGCCGCGATCGCCGTGCCGCTGAACCTCGTGTTCGGCCTCGCGGCTTCGTGGTGTATCGCCAAGTTCGAATTCCGCGGCAAGGCGCTGCTGACCACGTTGATCGATCTGCCGTTCTCGGTGTCGCCGGTGATCTCGGGCTTGATCTATGTGTTGATGTTCGGCGCGCAGGGCTGGTTCGGCCCGTGGCTGCAAGACCACAACATCCAGATCATTTTCGCGGTGCCGGGCATCGTGATGGCGACCATTTTCGTGACGTTCCCGTTCGTCGCGCGTGAGCTGATTCCGCTCATGCAGGCACAAGGCAACGACGAAGAAGAAGCCGCCCACGTGCTCGGCGCGTCGGGCTGGCAGACCTTTCGCCGCGTCACGCTGCCCAACGTTAAATGGGGCCTGCTGTATGGCGTGATTCTGTGCAACGCGCGGGCAATGGGCGAGTTCGGCGCGGTGTCGGTGGTCTCGGGCCATATTCGCGGCCAGACCGACACGATGCCGCTGCACGTCGAAATTCTCTACAACGAATACAACTTCTCGGCGGCGTTCGCCGTGGCGTCGGTGCTGGCGCTGCTCGCGCTCGTGACGCTCGGCCTGAAGCTGCTCGCCGAGCGCCATATGTCGGCGGAACTGTCGGCCGCGCGGGACGTGCCCGCGTATGCCGGTCCTGTCACGGCGCCGGCCAGTGCAACACACGCATCACACACAACGCATGCATCGCAGCAACACCCGCTCAAGCAAGGAGAGCTGTAA
- the cysT gene encoding sulfate ABC transporter permease subunit CysT translates to MTTLTFRKPSALPGFGLTLGITVAYLSLVVLIPLAATFLKTATLDWSQFVRAVSSPRVLASYRLTFFSALGGALINAVFGFLVAWVLVRYSFPFKRIVDAVVDLPFALPTSVAGISLAAVYAGNGWIGQFLEPLGLKIAFTPAGVLVALTFIGLPFVVRTVQPVLEEFEREQEEAAACLGASRWLTFRRVVLPAVFPALLTGFALAFARALGEYGSVIFIAGNVPMKSEITSLLIITKLEQYDYAGATALAVVMLVVSFLMLLLINTLQWYLQRRTSRGGAGPVPAASVAAIGGGVQ, encoded by the coding sequence ATGACGACGTTGACCTTCCGAAAGCCGAGCGCCTTACCCGGTTTTGGCCTGACACTCGGCATCACGGTGGCTTATCTGAGCCTCGTGGTGCTGATTCCGCTTGCGGCGACCTTTCTGAAAACCGCGACGCTCGACTGGAGCCAGTTCGTGCGCGCGGTGAGCTCGCCGCGCGTGCTCGCGTCGTATCGCCTGACGTTCTTTTCCGCGCTCGGCGGCGCGCTGATCAACGCGGTGTTCGGCTTTCTGGTGGCGTGGGTGCTGGTGCGCTACTCGTTTCCGTTCAAGCGCATCGTCGATGCGGTGGTCGATCTGCCGTTCGCGTTGCCGACTTCGGTCGCCGGCATTTCGCTCGCGGCCGTGTACGCGGGCAATGGCTGGATCGGGCAGTTTCTCGAACCGCTCGGCCTGAAAATCGCTTTTACGCCGGCGGGCGTGCTGGTCGCGCTGACGTTCATCGGCCTACCGTTCGTCGTGCGCACGGTGCAGCCGGTGCTCGAAGAGTTCGAACGCGAACAGGAAGAAGCGGCGGCGTGCCTGGGCGCCTCGCGCTGGCTGACGTTTCGCCGCGTGGTGCTGCCGGCGGTGTTTCCGGCGCTGCTGACGGGCTTTGCGCTGGCATTCGCGCGCGCGCTCGGCGAATACGGCTCGGTGATCTTCATAGCCGGCAATGTGCCGATGAAGTCGGAAATCACGTCGCTCCTCATCATCACGAAGCTCGAGCAATATGACTACGCGGGCGCCACGGCGCTGGCGGTGGTGATGCTGGTCGTGTCGTTCCTGATGCTGCTCCTGATCAACACCTTGCAGTGGTATCTGCAGCGCCGCACGAGCCGCGGCGGCGCGGGCCCGGTGCCCGCCGCCAGCGTCGCGGCAATCGGCGGAGGTGTGCAATGA
- a CDS encoding sulfate ABC transporter substrate-binding protein: MNHQGTGLAGKTKRLIAALALGAAGALGVMAQAHAADTTLLNVSYDPTRELYQDVNQAFGKEWKAKTGETITFKQSHGGSGAQARSVLDGLQADVVTLALAYDIDALANKGLLDKGWQKRLPDNASPYTSTIVFLVRKGNPKHIKDWDDLIKPGVSIVTPNPKTSGGARWNYLAAWAYAEHQPGGNDQKAREFVGKLYKNAGVLDSGARGATTSFVQRGIGDVLIAWENEAFLSLKEFGPEKFEIVVPSVSILAEPPVAVVDKVVDKHGTRKLAEAYLNFLYSEQGQEIAAKNFYRPRSNKVPAELTAKFPKLKLYTVDDSFGGWTNAQKTHFADGGVFDSIYQPQ, encoded by the coding sequence ATGAATCACCAAGGTACGGGGCTGGCGGGCAAGACGAAGCGACTCATCGCGGCACTCGCTCTGGGCGCGGCGGGCGCGCTCGGCGTGATGGCGCAGGCGCACGCAGCGGACACGACACTGCTGAACGTGTCCTACGACCCGACTCGCGAGCTTTATCAGGACGTCAACCAGGCGTTCGGCAAGGAATGGAAGGCGAAGACCGGCGAGACGATCACCTTCAAGCAGTCGCACGGCGGCTCCGGCGCGCAGGCGCGCTCGGTGCTCGACGGTCTGCAGGCCGACGTCGTGACCCTCGCGCTCGCTTACGACATCGACGCCCTGGCCAACAAGGGCTTGCTGGACAAGGGCTGGCAGAAGCGTCTGCCGGATAACGCGTCGCCGTACACGTCGACGATCGTGTTTCTGGTGCGCAAGGGCAACCCGAAGCACATCAAGGATTGGGACGACCTGATCAAGCCGGGTGTGTCGATCGTCACACCGAACCCGAAGACGTCGGGCGGCGCGCGCTGGAACTACCTCGCGGCCTGGGCATATGCGGAGCATCAGCCGGGCGGCAACGATCAGAAGGCGAGGGAATTTGTCGGCAAGCTCTACAAGAATGCCGGCGTGCTGGATTCGGGCGCGCGCGGCGCGACCACCAGCTTCGTGCAACGCGGTATCGGCGACGTGCTGATCGCATGGGAAAACGAAGCCTTTCTGTCGCTGAAGGAGTTCGGCCCGGAGAAGTTCGAGATCGTCGTGCCGTCGGTCAGCATTCTGGCGGAGCCGCCGGTTGCGGTGGTGGACAAGGTGGTGGACAAGCACGGCACGCGCAAGCTCGCCGAAGCCTATCTGAACTTCCTCTATAGCGAGCAGGGCCAGGAGATCGCGGCGAAGAACTTCTACCGTCCGCGTTCGAACAAGGTGCCGGCCGAGCTGACCGCCAAGTTTCCGAAGCTGAAGCTGTACACGGTGGACGATTCGTTCGGCGGCTGGACCAACGCGCAGAAGACGCACTTTGCCGACGGCGGTGTATTCGATTCGATCTATCAGCCGCAGTAA
- the lexA gene encoding transcriptional repressor LexA — protein MTKLTARQQQVFDLIRRAIERTGFPPTRAEIAAELGFSSANSAEEHLRALARKGVIELAAGASRGIRLLAGPEDSPHQFTLPHASIMQLSLPLIGRVAAGSPILAQEHISQHYACDPALFSSKPDYLLKVRGLSMRDAGIFDGDLLAVQKKSEAKDGQIIIARLGDDVTVKRLKRRPNGLELIAENPDYENIFVETGSAEFALEGIAVGLIRPGEF, from the coding sequence ATGACCAAACTCACCGCACGACAGCAGCAGGTTTTCGATCTGATCCGCAGGGCTATCGAACGCACCGGCTTTCCGCCCACCCGCGCGGAGATCGCCGCCGAACTGGGCTTCAGCTCGGCCAACTCGGCAGAAGAACATCTGCGCGCGCTCGCCCGCAAGGGCGTGATCGAGCTCGCGGCCGGCGCGTCGCGCGGCATCCGCCTGCTGGCCGGCCCGGAAGATTCGCCGCACCAGTTCACGTTGCCGCACGCCAGCATCATGCAACTGTCGCTGCCGCTGATCGGGCGGGTTGCCGCGGGTAGTCCGATCCTCGCGCAGGAACATATCTCGCAGCACTACGCGTGCGACCCGGCGCTGTTCTCGAGCAAGCCCGATTACCTGCTGAAGGTGCGCGGGCTGTCCATGCGCGACGCGGGCATCTTCGACGGCGACCTGCTCGCGGTGCAAAAGAAGAGCGAAGCCAAAGACGGCCAGATCATCATTGCCCGGCTGGGCGACGACGTCACGGTCAAGCGCCTGAAGCGCCGGCCGAACGGACTCGAACTGATCGCCGAGAACCCCGATTACGAAAACATCTTCGTTGAAACCGGCAGTGCGGAGTTCGCGCTGGAAGGGATCGCCGTGGGGCTGATCCGCCCCGGCGAGTTTTAA
- a CDS encoding DUF2939 domain-containing protein, which yields MAVPKHIKGGATRPLVVTLIVILVIAALGFAYASPYIALNNLKRAADARDVQTVNQYVDFPALRESLKQQVTGLLTRRLDAHSNGNPLAAIGAMIGVALIGPLVDAYATPDGVAALLNGMPPRGDPGERPPAPPAANPPPDAGAPSPAPAAPAAPATANAGNDNATPAQPPQTTAGYRGLNEFVVTYQHGAGDARYSAIFQREGVFTWKLAAVNLNE from the coding sequence ATGGCAGTTCCGAAACACATCAAGGGCGGCGCCACCCGGCCGCTAGTCGTCACGCTAATCGTGATCCTGGTGATCGCTGCGCTCGGGTTCGCGTACGCGTCACCCTATATCGCGCTGAACAATCTCAAACGCGCGGCCGACGCGCGCGACGTGCAAACGGTCAATCAATACGTCGACTTTCCCGCGTTGCGTGAGAGTCTGAAGCAGCAGGTCACCGGCTTGTTGACACGCCGGCTCGACGCGCACAGCAACGGCAACCCCCTCGCCGCTATTGGCGCAATGATCGGCGTCGCGTTGATTGGTCCACTCGTGGATGCCTACGCCACACCGGACGGCGTGGCGGCCCTGCTGAACGGCATGCCGCCGCGCGGCGATCCGGGCGAGCGGCCGCCCGCGCCGCCTGCCGCGAACCCGCCGCCGGACGCCGGCGCGCCCTCACCGGCACCGGCCGCGCCAGCGGCGCCTGCCACCGCCAACGCGGGCAACGACAACGCTACGCCGGCGCAACCGCCGCAAACCACAGCGGGCTATCGCGGCCTCAACGAATTCGTCGTCACCTACCAGCATGGCGCCGGCGACGCGCGTTATTCGGCCATCTTCCAGCGCGAGGGTGTTTTCACCTGGAAGCTGGCCGCGGTCAACCTGAACGAGTGA
- a CDS encoding universal stress protein — MASYQKILLCYDGSREGRKALRCGADLALDLKAETHLLSVVDMRSSIAQSAGLLTDVACGSFEKTARDILQEGVDWLTERGVSAQGHFAFGHPIDEIANLANELHVDLVVVGHRCRTGLSRWWMGAGNTPLLDRVSCSILVACSSAQEQQQAAA; from the coding sequence ATGGCGAGCTACCAGAAAATCCTGCTGTGCTACGACGGCTCGCGCGAAGGCCGCAAAGCATTGCGTTGCGGCGCCGACCTGGCGTTGGATCTGAAAGCGGAAACGCATTTGTTGTCGGTCGTCGACATGCGTTCGAGCATTGCGCAAAGTGCGGGCCTGCTGACCGATGTCGCTTGCGGCAGTTTCGAAAAGACCGCCCGCGACATCCTCCAGGAAGGCGTGGACTGGCTCACCGAGCGCGGCGTGAGCGCACAAGGGCATTTCGCGTTCGGCCATCCGATCGACGAGATTGCCAACCTCGCCAACGAATTGCATGTCGACCTGGTCGTGGTCGGCCACCGTTGCCGCACCGGTCTGTCACGATGGTGGATGGGCGCGGGCAATACGCCGCTGCTCGACCGTGTGTCATGCAGCATTCTGGTGGCGTGTTCTTCCGCGCAGGAGCAGCAGCAAGCGGCGGCTTGA
- the nodI gene encoding nodulation factor ABC transporter ATP-binding protein NodI, which produces MPEAAIEFHEVRKSYGEKTVVDGLSFHVNAGECFGLLGPNGAGKTTTLRMLLGIATPDAGTIRLCGEPIPGRARVARARVGVVPQFDNLDPDFTVRENLLVFGRYFGLNAAQCRAMVPPLLEFARLESKADARVSELSGGMKRRLTLARALVNDPDVLIMDEPTTGLDPQARHLIWERLRSLLARGKTILLTTHFMEEAERLCHRLCVIEEGRKIAEGAPSELIASEIGCDVIEIFGPDPVALRDELAPLVERTEISGETLFCYVSDAQPVHARLKQRADLRYLHRPANLEDVFLRLTGREMQD; this is translated from the coding sequence ATGCCTGAAGCCGCCATCGAATTTCACGAGGTCAGAAAAAGCTACGGCGAGAAAACGGTCGTCGACGGACTGTCGTTTCATGTGAACGCCGGCGAATGCTTCGGCCTGCTCGGTCCGAACGGCGCCGGCAAGACCACCACGCTGCGCATGCTGCTCGGCATCGCCACACCGGACGCGGGCACGATCCGCCTATGCGGCGAACCGATCCCTGGCCGCGCGCGCGTGGCGCGAGCGCGTGTCGGCGTCGTGCCTCAGTTCGACAATCTCGACCCCGACTTCACGGTGCGTGAAAACCTGCTGGTGTTCGGCCGCTACTTCGGCTTGAACGCCGCGCAATGCCGTGCGATGGTGCCGCCGCTGCTCGAATTCGCCCGACTCGAAAGCAAGGCGGACGCGCGCGTGAGCGAGCTGTCCGGCGGCATGAAGCGGCGCCTGACGCTGGCGCGCGCGCTCGTCAACGACCCCGACGTGCTGATCATGGACGAGCCGACCACCGGCCTCGATCCTCAGGCGCGGCATTTGATCTGGGAGCGGCTGCGCTCGTTGCTCGCGCGCGGCAAGACCATTTTGCTGACCACGCACTTCATGGAAGAAGCCGAACGGCTCTGCCACCGGCTATGCGTGATCGAGGAAGGGCGCAAGATTGCCGAAGGCGCGCCGAGCGAGCTGATCGCCTCCGAGATCGGTTGCGACGTGATCGAGATTTTCGGACCCGATCCGGTTGCGTTGCGCGATGAACTGGCGCCGCTCGTCGAGCGCACCGAGATCAGCGGCGAGACGCTGTTCTGCTACGTCAGCGACGCGCAACCGGTGCATGCGCGGCTCAAGCAGCGCGCGGACCTGCGCTATCTGCACCGGCCGGCGAATCTGGAAGATGTGTTCCTGCGGCTCACCGGCCGCGAGATGCAGGACTAG